The DNA window CGCAATGAGCTCTTATCAGGGGGGGCATAATGCTTATTTTAGTTACTTATTATCGAGTCTTGCTGACGCTGGGGCTAAGCCCGCTATATTTGTTGGTGGTGGCGCGACTATCACAGCTGATGAAGCAAGGGTATTAGAAGAACAAGGCGTTACGCGTGTTTATACCAGTGCGGATGTACTTTGTTTAGACGAAATGATCAGCGATTTATTACAACACTTAGTCGCGGTTAAACCCAAAAAACAAGTAAAATTTAATGTAAAAAAATTAGATGCTGAACTTGCAACTGATATGTACTTGGGGCAATTAATCACGGCTATAGAGCTGGGTCAACTAAAAAGTTCAAGTCGTGTTACAGCGATTTCTACTACGTCTGCTAAAAAATCCTTGGTGGTGGGGATCACTGGAACGGGTGGGGCGGGAAAAAGCACGTTTAGTGATGAATTATTACGTGCGTTATTGCAGCTCTATCCTGACATTAACATTGCGTATTTAGCTGTGGATCCCAGTTGGCAAAAAACCGGAGGTGCCTTGTTAGGTGACCGTATTCGCATTAATACTTTGCCACATGACCGCTTGTTCATGCGTTCTATTGCCACACGACAAGCGAATGTATCGGTGAGCCAGTCATTGCAAACTTGTGTGCCAATGTTAATAAATCAAGGTTTTGACCTTGTGTTAATTGAAACTGCGGGGATTGGTCAAAGTGATAGTGCGATTGTTGATATGGTGGATTTCAGTCTTTACTTAATGACGAAGGATTATGGCGCTAGCAGTCAATTAGAAAAAATTGAAATGTTACAATTTGCCGATGTTGTGGTGTTGAATAAAGCAGATCAGCAAGGGAGTGAGGATGCGTACAATGATATTCAACAGCAATGGCGTTTTAACCAGCAGCAAGAACTAGCTTCGAATGGAAAATTACCAATTTTCCCCGTTGTTGCCAGCCATTATAACGATCATGGTTTTAGTCGTTTTATGGCATTTTTGATGACGAAGCTGTGTTTTATACCAGAGGCTGGTTTAAAGTCGTATTACCAACAAATACTGACAACATATCCTCACTATGATTGGACGTTAACAGAAAGTCGGTTACAGCTGCAAACGCCAGATTATCTCACAGCTATTTGTAACCATTATGTACAAGTCACAGAGCAAAATCAGCAGCAAATAGAACAAGTACGTCAACTGCATAGTTGTTATCAAATGTTAAGTGACCTCGGAGACCCTTGTTTACCTTCTAAGTTAGGCCGCTATCCACAAGCTGATTTAGAGAGTGATATCAATGTGGATAGTTTCTTAGTGACAGATGCGTCTTTGAGGGTGTTATTACCACCGTTACGGTTACGTTATAACAAATTACTTGCGCAGATAACTGTACCACTTAGGCATGCACTATTGGCTTGGTTTAGAGATGATGAAGAGTTAGCGTTAAAGCGCATTGAGGAAGGGGTTGATACTATCAGTTCTCATCAAACCTATGGTGAGCATAAAGACCATTTTGTTAGCTTAAGTGGTACCGTGATCCCACATGTAGCCAGACCAAACGAAAATCACTGGGATAACATTACGGCATTTCTGCTTAATGAGAATATCCCTGGTCACTTTCCTTATACCGCGGGTGTATTTCCAACACGACACAATGATGAAGACCCGACGCGGATGTTTGCGGGAGAAGGTTTACCCGAAGATACCAACAAACGTTTTCATTATTTAATTAAAGGCCAAAAGTCGATTCGGTTATCGACGGCATTTGATCCTAATACCTTGTATGGACACGATCCTGCTGTAAACCCAGATATTTGTGCCTGTATTGGTATGTCGGGCGTGTCTATTGCAACGCTTGATGATATGAAAGTATTGTATTCAGGCATTGATTTGTGTGATACCGGTACTTCGGTATCAATGACAATTAATGGTCCTGCGCCGATACTGATGGCTTGGTTTTTACATACTGCAATTGATCAGCAAGTTGAGTCATATTTAACGCAAGCGAACTTATGGTTAACAGCCAATAAAAAAATTAAATCTTATTTTTCATCTTGCGGTATTACGGCCAAGAAAAGACCTGTTTATCGTGGGGCCCTGCCTGAGGGGCATAATGGCTTAGGGCTCGCACTATTAGGTATTTCAGGACAAGTATTAATGGTTGAATTGCTTGGATTGGAGGATGAATACATAACGCTTAAACAGGCCACTTACAATAAAGTCAGAGGAACATTACAAGCTGATATTTTGAAAGAAGAAATTGCTCAGAATGAGTGTATTTTTTCATTGGACTTTGCGCTTCAATTAATGGCTGATATGCAGAGCTATTTTAGTGCGAATGCTATCGTTAAATTTTATCCCGTGTCGGTTAGTGGCTATCATATTGGTGAAGCGGGAGCTAATCCAATAACCCAATTAGCTTTTACATTGGCCAATGGATTTACTTTGCTCGAATATTATTTAGCGCAGGGATTGAAGATTAACGAAGTGGCGCCAAGGCTCAGTTTCTTTTTTAGTAATGGTATGGATCCTGAATATGCAGTGATAGGGCGGGTTGCACGGCGAGTATGGGCTCGCACATTAAAATCAGTTTATAACGGTAATGATCGCAGTCAAAAATTGAAATATCATATTCAAACATCGGGGCGCAGCTTACAATCGAAAGAGATCGATTTAAATGATATTCGTACCAGCTTACAAGCAATCTATGCACTTTGTGATAATTGCAATAGTTTGCACACGAATGCTTATGACGAAACAATTACAACACCAACAGAGAACTCTGTTTATCGTGCGTTATCGATTCAATCTATTATTAATCGTGAATTTGGATTAAATAAAAATCAAAACCCACTACAAGGCAGTTATGTCATTGAACTATTAACCGATCTTGTCGAAGAAGCTGTGTATTCTGAATTCAATCGGTTAGCGAGACGTGGTGGTGTGTTAGGGGCGATTGAAACGGGGTATCAACGCGCTCAAATCCAACAGCAAAGTATGTATTATGAGAAATTAAAAAGTACAGATAAATTTGATATGGTCGGGGTTAATTGCATGTCTAGAAGTCATGGACAGCGAGATCAAAGCAATGCGACAAAAATGAGTGAGAAACAGTTAGTACGTTGCCCAGAGGCAAAGAAAAGACAGCAAATTGAGGCTGTATCACAATTCCATAAACAGCATAAGGAACGCAGTGAGTGTGCATTGGTTTCGATGAAAGTAGCGCTATTATCAAAGAATAATAGTTTTGAAGCATTAATGAATGCAGCACCTACCGCTAGTTTGTCTCAACTGGCGCATATTCTATATTTAGTCGGTGGTAAATACCGTCGAAATATGTAGGTAATCGATAAACATTTGCATATTTGGTCACTATCATTTGAGTCTCGTTATTCACTAAAATCGGCTTTAGTCATTTTAATACATATGTTTTAAACCCTAATATGAAAAGCAATGTTGTTTGTTTGATTGTGTGACACGTTTCAAATGAAAGCTTGCATTGTTGTTTTTTTATGTTACATTGGTCACATCTTCTCGAGAAGATAGACAAATGCTCAAAGGATGAGTCCGTTAAACCGCCTCCAAGGAACCGAGATCAACCGAACCATTTGGTTCGATTTTTGATAAATGATTTAGAAGGTGACCCTTATGAAAAACTCAGTACCTACAACCCCTGTTTTCGGTGATTTATATAACACAAAATTCACTTACCCAAGACACATAGGTTACTAATTCCTAGGAATTAAGAATTTGACGCCATCTATTTATAGATGGCGTTTTAGTTTCTAATATTCGACGCCTGTCCGTTATACTCCCATTTCTAACCGTTTTATTTCTCCAATTTCATATACCTTAGTATTTATTATTTTTCGCTACTCTTGTCCTACACCAGTTTTAAACCTATACACTGAAATTGTCAGTGATAATTCGTATGTCCATGTCTTACTTCTTTATTTTTAACTTTGTTTTCAATTGGTTAGGTTTGTTTTTGTAGCCTATTTTTTTTAACCCCGCATTCTGCTGTAATTCTGGTTATACTGGTTAGCTAAAATTCGAGTTACGATCAGGAATTGATCGTTTAGTCTTTAAACAGAGGAGTGTTGTTTTGACTCAGTTTCGTCCTTGTATTGATTTACACCAAGGTAAAGTAAAACAAATTGTTGGTGGCAGCTTGAATGATCAAGGTGCTGCGACTAATTTTATCAGTCAATATGACGCGGCGTATTATGCCGATATTTATCGTCAACATGATTTACGCGGTGGTCATGTGATTGCATTAGGCCCAAATAATGAAACAGAAGTGCTAAAAGCATTAAAAGCATGGCCTCAAGGGTTACAATTTGGTGGTGGTGTTAACTTGACCAATGCTACCAAATATATAGCAGCTGGCGCATCTCATGTCATTGTTACATCATATCTGTTTGATGGTGATGAGTTTAGTTGGGAAAAACTAGCGCAATTAAAAGCATTAATTGGAAAAGAGCATTTAATTTTAGATCTGAGTTGTAGAAAAACAGCGCAGGGTTGGAATATTGCAACTAACCGTTGGCAGACAATCACGAGCACAATCATAAATGCAGACACATTAACGCAACTTTCTGAGCATTGTGCTGAGTTTTTGATTCATGCTGCTGATGTTGAAGGGTTGCAAAATGGTATAGATCAAGAGCTTGTTACTTTACTCGGTCAGCATACGACAATACCGGTGACTTATGCTGGTGGTGCTCGTAGTATTGATGATCTTGTTTTAGTCGATCAATTATCAAAGGGTAAAGTTGATTTAACAATCGGCAGTGCGTTAGACATATTTGGCGGTTCTGGTATTACATTACAGCAGTGTATTGATTGGAATCAGAGTCATTAATACTGACTAATCCAGTTGGCTTTATGGCATTTTTTCATAAAGCCATTTAAATAATGGCTCAACATTATTTAAACTTTCATCATAATTAATCATTTTTGTCATAGAACATCCACATAATCCATTTCATATATATTATCAAAATATTCTAAATAACAATTAAAACAAAGGTTTCTACAATGAAATGGAATTTTACTCGTCGTGACTTTCTTGCTACGTCAGCAAAAGGTGTTGGTATCACAATTCTTTCAAATGGCTTAGTTGCTTGTACGGTTGAAGATGATATTGAACGCTATAATTTAGTTGAAATTGATTCTCAGTTCAAACATGGGGTTGCCAGTGGAGACCCGACACAGTCAGCCGTTATTATTTGGACTCGACTTAGCCCTGAACAAGAAAATACATCTAGTAATGATGTGGCTCGAGTGGCTTGGGAAGTTGCTCTAGACGAATCATTCAACCAATTAGTTACGACTGGTGAAACGCTAACGGATGAATCAAAAGATTTTACTGTTAAAGTAGATGCAATGGGTTTAGAAGCAAATACACGTTATTACTATCGCTTTACTGCTCGTGATCAAGTATCTATGACAGGTACAACAAAAACATTACCTGAAGGCCGAGTTGAGCAAGTAAAACTCGCGGTCTTTTCTTGCGCCAACTATCCTGCTGGTCATTTTAATGTTTATGACTTAGCTGCACAGCAAGACGATATTGATGCTGTATTGCATTTAGGTGATTATATTTATGAATATAGCCGTGATGGTTATGCAAGTAATAATGCCGATGCGTTAAATCGTCAAGTATTACCTGCTGGTGAGCTACTGACATTAGAAGATTATCGTATTCGTTACGGTCAATACCGAAGTGACGCTAAACTGCATGGACTGCATCGTAAAGTACCATTTATAACTGTATGGGATGATCATGAAGTTGCTAACGATACGTGGAAGGACGGGGCTGAAAACCATAACAAAGGTGAAGGTGATTTTGAGGTTCGTAAAATGGCTGCATTACAAGCCTATTTTGAATGGTTACCAATCCGACCATGGTTC is part of the Moritella viscosa genome and encodes:
- a CDS encoding putative methylmalonyl-CoA mutase is translated as MKTTSTKFPLRILTATCLFDGHDAAINIVRRLLQARGVEVIHLGINRSVHDVVTAALQEDVDAIAMSSYQGGHNAYFSYLLSSLADAGAKPAIFVGGGATITADEARVLEEQGVTRVYTSADVLCLDEMISDLLQHLVAVKPKKQVKFNVKKLDAELATDMYLGQLITAIELGQLKSSSRVTAISTTSAKKSLVVGITGTGGAGKSTFSDELLRALLQLYPDINIAYLAVDPSWQKTGGALLGDRIRINTLPHDRLFMRSIATRQANVSVSQSLQTCVPMLINQGFDLVLIETAGIGQSDSAIVDMVDFSLYLMTKDYGASSQLEKIEMLQFADVVVLNKADQQGSEDAYNDIQQQWRFNQQQELASNGKLPIFPVVASHYNDHGFSRFMAFLMTKLCFIPEAGLKSYYQQILTTYPHYDWTLTESRLQLQTPDYLTAICNHYVQVTEQNQQQIEQVRQLHSCYQMLSDLGDPCLPSKLGRYPQADLESDINVDSFLVTDASLRVLLPPLRLRYNKLLAQITVPLRHALLAWFRDDEELALKRIEEGVDTISSHQTYGEHKDHFVSLSGTVIPHVARPNENHWDNITAFLLNENIPGHFPYTAGVFPTRHNDEDPTRMFAGEGLPEDTNKRFHYLIKGQKSIRLSTAFDPNTLYGHDPAVNPDICACIGMSGVSIATLDDMKVLYSGIDLCDTGTSVSMTINGPAPILMAWFLHTAIDQQVESYLTQANLWLTANKKIKSYFSSCGITAKKRPVYRGALPEGHNGLGLALLGISGQVLMVELLGLEDEYITLKQATYNKVRGTLQADILKEEIAQNECIFSLDFALQLMADMQSYFSANAIVKFYPVSVSGYHIGEAGANPITQLAFTLANGFTLLEYYLAQGLKINEVAPRLSFFFSNGMDPEYAVIGRVARRVWARTLKSVYNGNDRSQKLKYHIQTSGRSLQSKEIDLNDIRTSLQAIYALCDNCNSLHTNAYDETITTPTENSVYRALSIQSIINREFGLNKNQNPLQGSYVIELLTDLVEEAVYSEFNRLARRGGVLGAIETGYQRAQIQQQSMYYEKLKSTDKFDMVGVNCMSRSHGQRDQSNATKMSEKQLVRCPEAKKRQQIEAVSQFHKQHKERSECALVSMKVALLSKNNSFEALMNAAPTASLSQLAHILYLVGGKYRRNM
- a CDS encoding phosphoribosylformimino-5-aminoimidazole carboxamide ribotide isomerase produces the protein MTQFRPCIDLHQGKVKQIVGGSLNDQGAATNFISQYDAAYYADIYRQHDLRGGHVIALGPNNETEVLKALKAWPQGLQFGGGVNLTNATKYIAAGASHVIVTSYLFDGDEFSWEKLAQLKALIGKEHLILDLSCRKTAQGWNIATNRWQTITSTIINADTLTQLSEHCAEFLIHAADVEGLQNGIDQELVTLLGQHTTIPVTYAGGARSIDDLVLVDQLSKGKVDLTIGSALDIFGGSGITLQQCIDWNQSH